TCTAAAATGGCCTAAAGATACGTTGAGTATCCACTCTGCAAACTGAAGCAAGAACATgggataaaaattagtaattaagaAACCTTAGGTATATACGGTACACACAACTCAAGAGAGGCATTACAGTACCTTCAAAGAGAAGAGTTGCCACGCACATTGTGTCCAAGTTGAAACCTCGAATACGTGTAATATACATTTTCTTTATGCCATCACTGAGCAAGCCCATCAAGCCTGTTGGAGGCTTTAGAGCATGACCTGGAAAAAAAGatccagtgttatttaaacaaaaattatatatgtatatatgcgaacaagcctgaatggcttgtgatggtcaagcggattaaggcgtcctgtagttaccagttgcattgctcctggttcgagtcacttctggggtgcgagttttcagtcgtcatatgtatatatatatattatatataatttcattaaatacaaaatattttCGGAGAGTTGAATGAACAGAATTAAAATCACAGAACTTCTAGATTCTTCCAAGGTGATAAGTGCATGAATACTTCCTAGAACCCCACACACCATTATGACACCCAAGACTTGTTGCTTTAAGGCAagtgcagtacagtactgtatatgcagCTCTTGGACCCATTTATCCGAGACTTGGGAGTATCAAATTCATTTACTGCATGTCCGAGACCTATAGGTGTTGCAAATGAATCACATTTTTATAAGAACAGTGTCATGTATTTTTGTACACAGGTAAAGTGGCACCTTTGATGATTGCAGCTAGACAAAGGTTAAAATAACAATTTACAGGAACAATTTTACATCCAGTTGTATGAGCAAGCAAAGGGTTGGTGATGGAGGAAATGTTGTGCGACAGTGCTGCCTGCATGCAGTGCTGCCTGCACGCAGTGCTGCCTGCATGCAGTGCTGCCTGCACGCAGTGCTGCCTGCATGCAGTGCTGCCTGCATGCAGTGCTGCCTGCATGCAGTGCTGCCTGCATGCAGTGCTGCAGCACGAAAAACAGTATGTGCCTTTAATGATCTTTTCTTATATTGGTTCACCACATGGTTTATCCAGAACCTGGGATGGGAAGCCTGTTAGGTTTATTGAAGTCCCTTGGGCTAATTTCCAAACTTCCCAGGATACAAACCACAACATTTGCCTAAcacctcctgggtacctatttaccgacAGTTGGCTAGAAAGAGGAAACGCCATCCAAATGCTTCTGTCCTACCGCAGGACCTTACAATTTGGACCCAACTGTGCTTAccactgctccccccccccccccaccccatgagGGTGGCAAATGCACATAAATGATGATCAATGTTGATAATACTGTATCCTTAAGAGAAATATCAGTGTTATTAAAGAACAAAATTACGCAATACAAATCCCTCACCAAATTTGAACTGTTCATTATCCATCAAGCGTATGGAGGCTGGTTGGCAGCGTTGTAGAGCAACTTCACGCATACAACTCACACCACTTGTAAAATCTGGAAACGCAATGGAGCCATAGTGCTGGACAAGAGGTAAAGGCCGCACCTTCATGGTCACCTCCGTCACCACGCCCAGTATACCTGaaacataaaataaaatacaaCTTATTAAACCCTCTTTGTTCATTCAAGGTGAAAATATCAGTCACTTATTAACttaataattgtttacttcatcacagtgtgtatgtctagtCCAAGAATCATCAATAGCAGTGCTTTAATTTCTTCTTAAGCACTGGAATTCTGATGCTGTGATCGTCAAAACTGCAATGCATGAAGTGTGATAACAGGTTGGCAGAAGACCACAAATGAGCTACTATACAATTGTCTCATGTAATGATAATACTGTATACCAAGATCATGATTTTAGACTGGTCAAGTTTTGCTTTTAGATTACACCCACACATCACCATTACCAAACTTCCCAGAGAAAAACAGGAAATGGTTTAGTGAAAAGGATGTAAAACATTAAAATCACCTATACATTTTTGTCATTcacaaaaaacaaaagaaaatataATCTGCCAATTCAGGAAGCTAAAGAAAAAAAGTTACCTTCAGATCCAAGAATGAAGTGGTGGACATCTGGGCCAGCCGACACTCTGGGTCCAGCTGTGTAACGCTCTACAGTGCCCTTGGGTGTAACCACTTTTAACTGAACTAAAAGGTCTTCAATATTTCCATAAATATTTTTCTTCATTCCTGATGCTCTTGTTGCAACCCATCCACCGAGACTGGGTAGAAAGGCAAAATAAAGACCATTATCATCAAAAGGACATGTGCTTTTGTACATCCATGATATTGTATATCAGAAAAAAAAAGAAtaacaaaatacagtactgtatacatatAACAAATGTATAAAAattgggtgagggtgtgtgtgtgtagggtgtgtgtgagtTGTGGTCAGGTGGCTGTGAGCAAGATTGAGTACGAGTGAGTTGGAGGGCTACAATTAATTAGTATTGTACAGTGCTGCTAATTACCTAGTTTTATTAAGCCTGATGAGTTTAGCACCTATTCTCAAAGTTCAAGAACTTTCCTTGAAGTTCTGTCTCGGTAAGTTCCTCGTACACTTCTGTCATTCTCAGTGAATTAATCATTTACTATCCTCagattcatcacctgttccttaaaAGTGTTGTCTTCTTGGTGTGGCTGTGAAGCAACTAGAGTTGAGTTTTTGCTTTATCTGCATTGTTGTTTTCCAATTGCCTTTCGGCTAGCTTCTCACTCAGcagtactcattcctggcccacTGGAATCCCTCTGTTATTATTGTAGTTTTCCCTAGTGCTGATGTTGCTGCTTTTCATTTTTGGTTAAACCAAAAGTAAATTCTATCTTTCATTATCTTTCCTATGAACATTGTTAAATTTGGTGACTGTTTCTCAGCCTCTTTTTGTAGAAGTGAACAATTTTTTTTATCTTCCCAAAGTTTTATATCCTAAGGTCGCCTTAACAGGAAGTCTCTCATCTCTATATACTTTCCCCCTTGGTATGCCAGCTTTCTACCATCTGGTTGTTCAGTGAAGAATGCCCTAAAACCTGTATACTCAGCTTAACTTTTATTTGTCTACCCGATTGTCATATTCCTCCATTACAAGTTAAGAGCAGTGTGAGAGACTAAACTTTTATCTATCTGTAATATGTGGATTTAGCGTTCATCTGCTAGTAGTACTGTATTTCAAGGAACCAGTACACGAAAAATGACAGTGAATGCATGTCGAAGGGAAAGAGGAGTCTATATTTCCAGATATGAAATTCATGTAACAACCCCATTTAGCCAGGTGTGCTTTTCATTCTTTACAATTATCTTTACAAACGGGACACAATATAGCTGCTTTCAACCCAATGCCTCGAGTTGCCTACCACCTTACCCAGACAAGCACAGTCATTACCCAGTCCAATGCTTGCCAATTTTTGGGTTTTCTTTTATCCAATGAAGCAGGTGCTATAGGTTTTTAGGAAACTAGCTGGATATGGCTGCATTTACTCTATAGTATACTTTGTTtttaacaataaaataaaataaaataaaataaaagggaACCCCTCTTATAGAACAGTCACTCTAGGGCACAGTTTTGCAGTGAAATTACCTGAACCCATAGTCACTGAAAATTAGAGAAATGACAAGGACGAGacagattttaacttcaatacacAACAGAAAAATTACAATAAGAAAACTTACTCCTGTGATCTCCCTTACCTAGAAAATTCATAGGAATCAGGTTCATGGCCAGTAGTGTAGCCTCGGGCTTGAAGTTGTCTCTCAAGATCTTGCCCGATAATCCCTGCTTCTATCCTTGCCGTTAGGTTCTTCTCATCTAACCATAAGATACGACACTGAAAAAACATACCTTCGTGATATCCTTCAACAACCAGACGTTTGACAAGGAAATATCAAAATATATGTACTTAAGACTACCTTATTCTTATGAGGCATATATAACCTCCTTATTCTGTTTTGAAAACATTTAACTCCACTTCTAAGCAAACTCCTTCACTATCATATATGCTTAGcttccagcagcagcaggaaagaGCCCAGAAATAACATAAGCAAGATTAAAAACTGAACACGCCAATCTATTCATCCAAAGTGTTTACCTAAAGCTTTTAAAATCTTGCTACAGGCTCTGCAATTCCATATATAACTCAGATTGGGATAATAACTTTCCTAACAAAAACTTGATTGAATTTACTCTCAACAACACAATAAAGCCATATAATTTTGTCTTTAATGAAAATTTGTCAAACAAGGAAAGATATTCCCAGATAAAAAGAGTGTGCATTTCATTTATGTATTATTGTTCCTATACAGAGGTGCAAATAAACTAAATAAATGAATCAATACAAATCCTcaagattcaaacaaaatatcttaTGTATACTGCACATCTCTTTCAGACTCACCATCTGCGAGGTATCGAGGGACACAATCATCCTGCTCTCCTCCTCTGGACATAACAAAGCTCCGGAAACGCTCGTCCCTCCACCAAATGGAATTAGAGCCACCTGGCATCTACCGGCCAAGTCAACAAGTTTCTCCACCTCACTATGGTTTTCTGGAGAAAATTAAACACCAGGGTACTGTATGCCAAAACTATCAGATGATTAAAAACATCACATACCAAACATTATAGGGAAAATGAGACACCACGAGTATCCCGCCAAagacacaccgaaactacaacgttgaTACAAtgttggaacaagttttaacacctcctaaccagttataacaaccaatatagcaagttgtaacaacgttctaatacgtcataaacacgttaagccaagctgTAACAActgtattacaagttgtaacaagtggaaaatagagacagtttcagttTGTGTTTCTAGGGATAGCTCTTATCTTGTAACCACACTTGGCTAATTACACTTTGGTAGAACTACATTAGCTTCAGCTTTTCTCCATACATGTTTTTTACAATTTTAATTTTCTCCGATAAGTCTTATTATTACCCCCCACCTTGTCTAACGTGCCTATCACCGTAAGACAGTTTATAGTACTGTATATGTATCCCTTTATTTGATACTCTGCTGAAAATCCTGGTTTCAACAGTTACTTACGCTCCTGTGATGGCAACAACATCTATTTGCAACATCTATTGGCAACAACATCTATTTGCAACATCTATTGGCAACAACATCtatttgcctgaaacgctatgcgtactagtggctttaggtattgtatgtactacctctatctttaaatctgaaacgctatgcgtactagtggctttaggtactgtatgtactacctctatctttaaatctaacagaatgtttgtactgtaacgctgcagctatgtatgtactgttcgtaaatatattattattattatctattaCAGTATTTCCAAACACACTAGTAAACTTAACTCGTCCATTTTGTTTAGAATACTCCTGCCACTTGtgaagtacagtatatatacacctcaatagCATTATGATTTGCATGCCTGCATCAATCTTTGTTACCACTATCTGAAAAATACTTCTTAAAACCTTTCACGTTTTCAAATTTGCCATAGAATTGTCAAAAGTATATTTAAGAATACATTAGATTTGCATAGTATTTGTCCAGCCAATACAACAATTGATACCACTTGTGCTAAATCATTCATCACCCAGTTAATTGTCAAATATGATCGGTATACTTCCCTCGGCCCTAATTAACTTCATTGATGTCCTAAATTTGGTCATTAATTCCTCGCAATATTCCCCAATATAATAGCCACCATCATTGAGAAACACTATGGATgtcttcccatttccagccactgTGATATTAATGTTATCAATAATACCTGGACAGCACACCAGCATTCTCTTCTGTCTAATCTGGTTACAGAATGTCTTATATGTAACCTGTTAGCGCCCAACTATCGGTATGCTTTTACCTTGCTTGCCAATGCTCTTCATTGTCCTATCTTTGTTGCCCCATATAACCCCATCACTGTGCTCTCCACGAAGGCACAGCAAAAGAAATTATCGTTTCGATCCTCTTCTGTACATGACCTGGATTTTCTCGTTTCTCGCCTTTGGGTAATTTGTACACACTCGCAGATTCTTTCTCAgctccacactctctctcttatAAACACTAATTTTTTCTCAAAGTTGTTCCACCTCTACTTTCAAAACACCGCACAATGTAAACAAGGTCCGAGACAAAATTATCTATTTGATAATAAAGAGTGCTATACAGTTAATGGATACATTGATCAAATTGAATATACAATATGTTCAATGAAACTCTGAAGTAACTATGGTGTTAAGACTTACTTGGCCATACGACTAGATCTGGAATTCTTGGAAACATTCCTTCTCTAAGAGTAAATATCTCTGCCAGTGTATGACCATGAGCGCGGAACAGACGATCTTCTCCATCTATGCTATGGGTGATCCCCTCTGTCTGTATTTCATCCAGGAACTCTGCAAACATGTATTTAAATACTAATAACAAATTTACTAATTCATTATCATTGCCCCCATCTTCCTCTGGATAGAAAATATCAGTCTGGAACCAAACAGGAAAAAAACACAGAAAAAAGAAACTGAAGAGATTACAATGGACACTCGTTCACTCGCCATATCTTACAATATATTATCACTGATAATTAAAACACTACTCCAGCAAATCCTCCACAGCagcactccaccacacacacccacacacatccacacccacacccacacccacacacatccacacccacacacacatactaggtgTACACTGCTCACATACACTATTGTCATAGTGGAGGGGGTACCCAGCTATGCCCGAGTCTCAACCCCTCTCACCACCTttatccccccctcttcccccaccccccgttctcAGAAAAATTATACAACAAATAACTGaaattgctaaaaaaaaaaaaaaaagtccagaTAACACAACCAATATTTCAGATTTGGAAAATTCCACAGgaagtggagggaggggggggggggtcagatgcTGATATTTCTAGATAGTGTGACACTGGAGCCAACCCAAACTGGTCTATGACCGTCCCATACTCAACCTGCTTCATGTGTGAAAGTCGGGCGAGGccagccccaagcatctggccttcaACCTTGGGCAGACACTCTCTCTTATAAAGAAATGGAACACGGGCCTTTTGTCACGCACGGGCCCCTCGTCCTGCATGGCCCCCTCGTCACGTATGGGTCCCTTGTCCCGCAATGCCTCTTGTCACACACGACCGTTCGTCATGCAAGACCCCACTCAATGTAACCCAAGCAAATTTCTGTCATTGCATCCACACACATCTATTCAAGTAGGATCTTACTGTATGTAATTATATACCTTGCTGTATAGTAGGTTGGGGAAAGTCTTGGGGTCgaggtagaggttgtggtggggtgtagtcaTCGAAGTTGACCCCTAACGTCGCTTTCACCCAGTCGGCAAAGTGAGGTAAAACCAGGTTGCCAATTTTGTACCTTTAAAAGTAATACAAAACCATAGCCCTCTTTATCATATTGTTGGTAGTTTTGCTAATCTTTGAGACAAacataaatactgtactgtaatgtaaTCTAGACTAGGCCTTTGAAGAGAGCCAGTTCCCCAGCATTCAAAGTTAATGATCGCCATTCACCTTTTTCATAAGGAACATCT
Above is a window of Procambarus clarkii isolate CNS0578487 chromosome 11, FALCON_Pclarkii_2.0, whole genome shotgun sequence DNA encoding:
- the Agps gene encoding alkyldihydroxyacetonephosphate synthase, peroxisomal; the protein is MASSAPQRLSVINRHLSGRRRREEAAGEAAPSTGREGGAGEGRQGVVWAAAGAAAGRGQDQTPGKPVEPRNTVPRRRQELLKWNGWGYKDSKFVVHKEKDYYVAFTGDRYKIGNLVLPHFADWVKATLGVNFDDYTPPQPLPRPQDFPQPTIQQEFLDEIQTEGITHSIDGEDRLFRAHGHTLAEIFTLREGMFPRIPDLVVWPKNHSEVEKLVDLAGRCQVALIPFGGGTSVSGALLCPEEESRMIVSLDTSQMCRILWLDEKNLTARIEAGIIGQDLERQLQARGYTTGHEPDSYEFSSLGGWVATRASGMKKNIYGNIEDLLVQLKVVTPKGTVERYTAGPRVSAGPDVHHFILGSEGILGVVTEVTMKVRPLPLVQHYGSIAFPDFTSGVSCMREVALQRCQPASIRLMDNEQFKFGHALKPPTGLMGLLSDGIKKMYITRIRGFNLDTMCVATLLFEGCEQEVATQEKRIYDIALNNGGIPAGEANGERGYMLTFVIAYIRDLGFDYGVVAESFETSVPWDRVYTLCHNVKHRIKSECKERGIKHTFVTCRVTQTYDAGACVYFYFAFNYRGLSDPVHVYEEIEGNARNEILGCGGSISHHHGVGKIRREWMSRTFSEPSIGAVRAIKEYFDPENIFASGNLL